Part of the Paenibacillus sp. FSL R7-0273 genome is shown below.
ATTATGACAAGCACTGCTAAGTGTGAGGTTTAGTTGCAGTTTGTGCAATTAAAAACGGTAAATTGCTGCCGCCGCGCGATATAAGTGTAATCTGTGCAGCTATTTTTGCCCATATTGGCCTAAGAGGGGTTAAGCGGACATTTTAATTGTATGAAATACACTTATATGTGTTTTTCGTGGAAAAACCGCTGTTTTAGTTGTACGGAGTGCAGCTATGTAGAAGAAGATTAGTTAGTTGGCGGGAATGATCGACAGGGTGCTTCTAACCAGGTTAAGTGGGAATCCGCTATCTAAAACCAGTAACTTCAAATAGTCAAAAAGCAGTATGCAGCGGAATCAATTCCGGCGGCATACTGCTTTTTTGTTGCCTGGTTAGGTCCGCGGTGCAAAGCCGCGCTTTATTCCTCCAGCGCAATGAGCCGGTATTCATACGGCTCAAGTGCCAGCGGGCCGGCTGGCACAGCCCGGCTGGCAAGCACATCCTGCCCGCTGCGCGGCAGGATCACAGTGCCCCCGAGACCGTCCATGTTCACGACGGTCCACAGCTCGCCCGCGTCCCCGCGCCGCGGGCACACCACAGTGCCGGCAGTGACATCGCTGCGCAGTGTCACGCCGGCCCGGCCGGCATAATGCCCGATCAGCGCCTGCAGCAGCTGATCGCCGTCCCCGCCGGCCGGCAGCGAGCCGAGCATTACGATGGCCCCCCGGCCATACGGCTGCTCGGTCACAAAGGCAAGGCCCGGCGTCCGGCCCTCCGTGATCTCACCGATCACGGAAGCTCCGCCGGGCAGCGGCTCAAACACCGCGCTCCATAAGGACAGCGGCGCGGACAAGCCAAAGGCCTGCCCGATGCTGCCGGTCCCCTCCATCGGGTAGACGTATTTGGTATGCACGCCTGCATACCGCTCAAGCTCACCCAGCGCAGCATCCGTATGAAGCGTATGCTCTGCTGTGCGTCCGCCGCTCAGCGGGCCGGCGATCCAGATGCCGCCAGCCTCCGCGAATGCCAGTGCTCTCCGCAAATACTCAGGTGACAGATAATGCACAAAGGGGGTGAACAGCAGCTTGTAGCCGGTGAGCTCGCCGCCTTCCGGTACCAGATCGCGGTGGATGCCCATGTCTACAATCCGCTTATAGAAATCTCCGAACAGCGAGCGGTAATTCAGCTTCCGGTGCGGCTCAGTAGCCAGATAAGCCTTGGCCCGGTCCGAATAGGTGATGGCAACCTCGGCCTGCACCGGCCGGGTAGCCAGCATATGCGGCTCGATTGCCATACGTGCTGCTGAAGCGGCCCGTACATTATCGTAGCCGAGCGCGGGGTCACCCCATGCGCTAAGAATCGAGCTGTGTGTCTGCTCGCTGCCCGAGCGCTGCTGCCGCCACAGCCAGTAGCAGAAAGCCCCGGCTCCAAGCGCATACGCGGACACTGCTTCGGCTGTAAGGTAGCCGTCCGGATGCGGCTGTCCGTAATTTGCCAGGGAGCCGGCGTGGGCCGGGCTTGTCTCAAGCAGCCAGAAATCACGGCCCGGCTTGAAATTACGCCATAGATCACAGTTCAGCAGATAGGCATGCCGGTTGGCCTGGGAGGCATAGGTGTCATAGGAAGCGAAATTCAGCTCCTTGAACAGCTGCTCATTATCCACATGAAAGGCAACGCTGCTGTTGTGGGTGATGGGCGCATCTGAATAGCGGCGCAGAATACTTGCCTGTTCAGAGGCAAATTCAGCGATCTTTTCCATCTGGAACAGCCGGTACATCGTAACGAGCGAGGAGTTATGCAGGAACGGAGTGGCCACGGGCTGTGTCACCTGCCCAAAGGACTGATAGGTATGGCTCCAAACAGCGGTTCCCCAAGCCTCGTTCAGCCTGTCAATGCTGCCGTAGCGCTGCTCGAGCCACTCCTGCCACAGCACCCGGCAGGTTCCGCACATGCATTCGGCTACATGTGCTTTGAACTCATTATCCAGCTGCCAGGCAATAAGGCCGGGCAGCTTACCGAGTTCCCTGGCTAAATGTTCAGCGATAATGGCTGCCCGCTGCCGGAAATACGGATTATTGGTACAGATATGCTGTCTGGACCCGTGGCCCATTACCGCCCCGTCTGCCCTGACGAACAGCCGCTCGGGATGCCCGTGCGTCAGCCATATAGGCGGCGTTGCGGTCGGTGTACACATAATGGTATCAATGCCTTGGTCATGCAGCAGCCGGACATGCTGTGCAAACGGGCGGATATCAATAACATCCTCCTCAGGCTCCAGCTCCGACCAGATGAACTCGCCCATGCGGACCAGGTTGATCCCGGTTTCCTTCATAAGCCGAAGATCCTGCTGCCGCTCCGTTTCTCCCCACAGCTCGGGATACCAAGCTGCGCCGTAATACAGTTTTTGCTTCACTGTGCGTACCTCCTGGTGATTATAATGAAAGCTTTTAATCTTCCGGCATCATAGTTGCCGCCTGTCAGGCCGGCAATAGTAAAGTTTTGCCGGCTTTGCACTTTATTGAAGCGTGCTGTACCAAGCCGGATGCAGTGCAATCCAAAAAGTATGATTGCCGGAAAAATGTAACAGGGACATAATGGGAACCGCAGCCCAAGAGAATAGACAAGGCTGCATATCCTATCGGAGGTGAATGTAATGAAACAAGGAGCGGCGATGGGAACAGCGGAGATTCATACTGGCAGCGCCTACCGCAGTAAGCGGGAGCTGATCTTCAAACGTCTGAAGCGCGATAAATGGCTCTACATCCTGCTAACCCCGGGACTCCTGTATTTTCTGCTGTTTAAATATGTGCCGATGTGGGGGATTCTCCTCGCATTCAAGGATTTCCAGCCTTTCCTGGGCTTCATGAAAAGCGAATGGGTCGGACTTGAGCATTTCCGCACATTTTTCCAGAATCCGGACTTTTTCATGCTGCTGCGTAACACACTTGTATTGTCACTGCTGAATCTGGTGTTCTTTTTCCCGGCACCGATTATACTGGCACTGCTATTAAATGAAATACGGCTGTCCTTCTATAAACGGACGATTCAAACGCTGATTTATGTGCCGCATTTCATATCAATGGTAATCGTCGCCAGTATATCATATGTGTTTCTGACCACTCAGGGCGGAGCAGTCAATGAATTCCTGTATACGTATACAGGCAGCAAAATCGACTTCCTCGCCGACCCTAACTGGTTCCGGCCGATGATCATCCTCCAGACGATCTGGAAGGAATGCGGATGGGGAACAATTATCTTCCTTGCAGCTCTGGCCGGTGTCGATGTAGAGCAGTATGAAGCTGCTGTTATGGACGGGGCAAGCCGCTGGCGGCAGATCTGGCATATTACACTGCCGGCGATCCGCAGCACCATTGTTATTCTGCTGATTCTGCGGATGGGAACCATTCTGGACAACGGGTTCGAGCAGATCTATCTGATGATGAATGCGCTCAACCGTGAGGTTGCTGAAGTCTTTGATACATATGTATATGCGCTGGGGATTACCCAGGGGGCATTCAGCTACAGTACGGCTGTCGGACTGTTCAAATCGGTAATCGGGGTTGTACTGGTGCTCGGCACCAACTGGCTCGCCAAGAAATTCGGCGAATCGGGACTTTACTAAGAGGGAGGCTGTTTGCGTGGTTAAGAAGCAATATCGGAGCACAGGTGAGATCACCTTTGACATCTTCAATTATATTATCCTAGGCATTATCGGAATCGCCGCCATCCTGCCGTTTCTGTTCGTAGTCGCCGGTTCGTTCGCAACGGAGGCGGAGATTACAAAGCGTGCGGTCTTCCTGATTCCTACAACGATCTCGTTTGATGCCTATAAATTTATCTTTTCAACGGATACAATTGTACGAAGCATCGGGGTGTCATTGTATGTAACGGTTATCGGGACAATTGTCAATTTGTTCTTCACCGTGACGATGGCATATCCGATGGCCAAACGCTATCTGATGGGCCGCAATCTGATCCTCAATATGGTTATTTTCACCATGCTGTTCGGGGGAGGCATGATCCCCACTTACCTGGTCATCCGTGATCTCCAGCTGCTGGATACCTTAAATGCCCTGATTTTGCCGGGGGCAATCAGCGCGTTCAACTTGATTATCGTTAAAAACTTCTTCCAGGAGCTTCCGGTGGAAATGGAGGAGGCGGCACGGATTGACGGCTGCAGCGAGCTTGGCCTGCTGTGGAAAATCGTGCTTCCGCTCTCAAAGCCGGTGCTGGCGACCTTTACGCTCTTTTACGCGGTAGGACACTGGAATAACTTCTTCTCGGCGCTGCTCTATATCAATGATCCGTCCAAGTGGCCGCTGCAGGTCATGCTGCGCCAGATCGTTATGCTGTCCCAGTCGGCAGCCGGCGACCTCAGCCTGATGGATCCGAATTTTGTCCAGCCGCCTGAGCAGTCGATCAAAATGGCCGTAATCGTGGTCGGTACACTTCCGATTATGTGTGTCTACCCGTTTCTGCAAAAGCACTTCGCCAAAGGGGTGATGCTCGGTTCAGTCAAAGGTTAATCTGTTATGCTAACATATAAAGGGAGGCCAATCATGAAAACTCTAAGTTCAGCAGGAAAGAAATCCATTAAATTCAAAAAGCGGTTGTTTACGCTACTGTCAACTATTATGATTGTAAGTGTGATGTCAGGCTGCGGAGGCAATAACGCAAATAATGCAGCAGGGACAAACGGGGCTGCAGGCAATGAAGGGGCTGCCGGGGCTACTGCGGGAACGGAAACAGCGAAGCCGCTGGATCTGACGCTGATGCTGCCGATTTTTAAAACCAACTATCCAAAGGACGACAGCCCGGTTGCAGCCAAGCTGGAAGAGCTGACGAATACCAATATCCATTTCGAATGGGTACCGAATGCTTCGTATACCGATAAATTCAACATTACGCTTGCCTCAGGCAAGCTGCCCGATATTATTTATGTAGGCGATGTTAAGGCTTCGAGCTTTGTCAATGCGGCAAGATCCGGTGCTTTCTGGGAGGTTGGACCCTACCTTAAGGATTATCCTAACCTGAGCAAAGCTAACCCGGTCATTCTGAACAACTCGGCCATTGACGGCAAAAACTACGGAATTTACAGAGGCCGGGCACTGGGCCGCAACGGTGTAGTATTCCGCAAAGACTGGCTGGATAAGCTGGGCCTTGAGACTCCGCAGACGGTGGATGAGTTCTACAATATGCTGAAAGCGTTTAAAGAGCAGGATCCGGACGGTAACGGCAAGGATGACACCTACGGCATGGTTATGGTAAAGTGGACCGGCGGCTGGGCCAGCGGCTTTGATGCGATCAAGCTGTGGTTCGGATCTCCAAACAGATGGGGCGTCCAGGATGGCAAGCTTGTACCTGAGCATGAATATCCGGAGTACGTGGAAGCGCTTAAATTTATGAAAAAGCTGTACGATGAGCAGCTGGTCAACTCCGACTTCGCGGTTATGGACAGCTCTAAGTGGACTGATCCGGTTGTTAACAACCAGGCAGGCGTTATTGTCGATGTTGTCGACACTGCGGCACGTATTGACGATAAGATTCACGCTGCATTACAGAAGGACGGCAAGGATGAGCCAGACCGTCACTACATGGATGTTATTGGCGGCGTTAAGGGAGCCGACGGACAACTGCATACACTCCCGACTTCAGGCTTCGCCGGTATGCTGGCTATCCCGAAATCCTCTGTCAAAACTGAGGATGAGCTGAAGCGGGTGCTGGCTTTCCTGGACAAGGTGAATGATGCGGAGCTGCAAACGCTGACAGGATTCGGAATTGAGGGCGTTCACTACAACCTCGTGGATGGTTTTGTAGAACGTTCAACTGATACTGTTCTGCTGGAATCTGAAGTAGAAGGCCTCAATCAGATGGTTCCTTATATCCCGGATGAGAATGCAAAAGCTGCTAAGCAGGTTAAGCAAACGGAGCTGCGGAATAAGCAGACAGAGCTGCAAAAACAAAATGAAGCAACCATCGTGGTTAACCCGGCTGAAGCACTGATCTCTACTGTTTATACACAAAAAGGCTCACAGCTTGATAATGTTATCAATGATGCGCGCATCAAGTTTATTGTCGGACAAATTGACGAAGCCGGACTGAAATCAGCCTTTGATGTATGGCGGAAGACAGGCGGAGACGAGCTGGTAACAGAAATGAACGAATTGTACGCAAAATTGGGTAAATAGCATCCGGCCCCGCTCCATGCACCGGCCGGAATAGCCCCATTAATGCCGCAAGGCTGCAATGCTAAACTATGAATTCGGCTGGTGATACACATGGAGAATAGAATGACAGAAAAGCGGAAGGGCTTATTACGGGGATGGAAGGGGCGCAAGGGACGTTATTACCGCAATAATCTGATTATTGTGCTGATCGTCTCATCCATTCCCGGCCTGATCATAGGATCGCTTGTATACTGGATGGCGGGCGGAAGCCTGGAGGATGAGCTGCTCGAAATGCATAACCGGCAGATCGAGCAGCGTGCCGCCAATATTGATGACCAGCTGTCCAATCTGGAGCTGATGCTGGCTCATTGGGCTTTTGACCCCAAGTTTGACTATAGCCTTAAGGGTATGGATTTTACAAAGAATCATGAGCGGGCTTGGGATATTACCAAGACGCTTTTGGTTATGCAGGGCTCCAATTCCATGGCGCGTCAGGTGGAGCTGTTTCTTACGGGCGACCAGCCGGTGCTATTCGGTACGGAGTATGGCACGGTCACGTCCTCCGGGGCGGCAGTTTATGAAGAGCTGATGAAAACGGAGCAAAGCACCTATTGGACAGAGACTGCCTTTGACCCGGCGAAGCCCCAGTCTAAGGAAATGACTCTTGTTCACCATATTCCCGGCGGCAGCCTTCAGCCGTTCGGGGTATTGCTGCTGAGGATGGATA
Proteins encoded:
- a CDS encoding carbohydrate ABC transporter permease encodes the protein MVKKQYRSTGEITFDIFNYIILGIIGIAAILPFLFVVAGSFATEAEITKRAVFLIPTTISFDAYKFIFSTDTIVRSIGVSLYVTVIGTIVNLFFTVTMAYPMAKRYLMGRNLILNMVIFTMLFGGGMIPTYLVIRDLQLLDTLNALILPGAISAFNLIIVKNFFQELPVEMEEAARIDGCSELGLLWKIVLPLSKPVLATFTLFYAVGHWNNFFSALLYINDPSKWPLQVMLRQIVMLSQSAAGDLSLMDPNFVQPPEQSIKMAVIVVGTLPIMCVYPFLQKHFAKGVMLGSVKG
- a CDS encoding ABC transporter permease → MKQGAAMGTAEIHTGSAYRSKRELIFKRLKRDKWLYILLTPGLLYFLLFKYVPMWGILLAFKDFQPFLGFMKSEWVGLEHFRTFFQNPDFFMLLRNTLVLSLLNLVFFFPAPIILALLLNEIRLSFYKRTIQTLIYVPHFISMVIVASISYVFLTTQGGAVNEFLYTYTGSKIDFLADPNWFRPMIILQTIWKECGWGTIIFLAALAGVDVEQYEAAVMDGASRWRQIWHITLPAIRSTIVILLILRMGTILDNGFEQIYLMMNALNREVAEVFDTYVYALGITQGAFSYSTAVGLFKSVIGVVLVLGTNWLAKKFGESGLY
- a CDS encoding extracellular solute-binding protein gives rise to the protein MKTLSSAGKKSIKFKKRLFTLLSTIMIVSVMSGCGGNNANNAAGTNGAAGNEGAAGATAGTETAKPLDLTLMLPIFKTNYPKDDSPVAAKLEELTNTNIHFEWVPNASYTDKFNITLASGKLPDIIYVGDVKASSFVNAARSGAFWEVGPYLKDYPNLSKANPVILNNSAIDGKNYGIYRGRALGRNGVVFRKDWLDKLGLETPQTVDEFYNMLKAFKEQDPDGNGKDDTYGMVMVKWTGGWASGFDAIKLWFGSPNRWGVQDGKLVPEHEYPEYVEALKFMKKLYDEQLVNSDFAVMDSSKWTDPVVNNQAGVIVDVVDTAARIDDKIHAALQKDGKDEPDRHYMDVIGGVKGADGQLHTLPTSGFAGMLAIPKSSVKTEDELKRVLAFLDKVNDAELQTLTGFGIEGVHYNLVDGFVERSTDTVLLESEVEGLNQMVPYIPDENAKAAKQVKQTELRNKQTELQKQNEATIVVNPAEALISTVYTQKGSQLDNVINDARIKFIVGQIDEAGLKSAFDVWRKTGGDELVTEMNELYAKLGK
- a CDS encoding beta-galactosidase — protein: MKQKLYYGAAWYPELWGETERQQDLRLMKETGINLVRMGEFIWSELEPEEDVIDIRPFAQHVRLLHDQGIDTIMCTPTATPPIWLTHGHPERLFVRADGAVMGHGSRQHICTNNPYFRQRAAIIAEHLARELGKLPGLIAWQLDNEFKAHVAECMCGTCRVLWQEWLEQRYGSIDRLNEAWGTAVWSHTYQSFGQVTQPVATPFLHNSSLVTMYRLFQMEKIAEFASEQASILRRYSDAPITHNSSVAFHVDNEQLFKELNFASYDTYASQANRHAYLLNCDLWRNFKPGRDFWLLETSPAHAGSLANYGQPHPDGYLTAEAVSAYALGAGAFCYWLWRQQRSGSEQTHSSILSAWGDPALGYDNVRAASAARMAIEPHMLATRPVQAEVAITYSDRAKAYLATEPHRKLNYRSLFGDFYKRIVDMGIHRDLVPEGGELTGYKLLFTPFVHYLSPEYLRRALAFAEAGGIWIAGPLSGGRTAEHTLHTDAALGELERYAGVHTKYVYPMEGTGSIGQAFGLSAPLSLWSAVFEPLPGGASVIGEITEGRTPGLAFVTEQPYGRGAIVMLGSLPAGGDGDQLLQALIGHYAGRAGVTLRSDVTAGTVVCPRRGDAGELWTVVNMDGLGGTVILPRSGQDVLASRAVPAGPLALEPYEYRLIALEE